Proteins encoded in a region of the Candidatus Cloacimonadota bacterium genome:
- a CDS encoding transposase codes for SDYRYIYKKRWAIEEVHRQMKQSMRWESMRLGSYQGMKNLNAFMALALYFIYKCKDYVHILAIGFPKLLKYVKKDWTKPKEFIYYRITDVLNICINQIIQYKRRPSIEERRDQWQIKIRLN; via the coding sequence GATCAGATTATCGATATATATATAAAAAACGCTGGGCTATTGAAGAAGTGCATCGCCAAATGAAGCAGAGCATGAGATGGGAAAGCATGCGTTTAGGCAGCTATCAAGGCATGAAAAATCTCAATGCCTTTATGGCTCTGGCCTTGTACTTCATATACAAATGCAAAGACTATGTCCACATCCTGGCTATCGGCTTCCCTAAACTATTGAAATATGTAAAGAAAGACTGGACTAAGCCCAAAGAGTTCATCTATTATCGCATAACCGATGTCTTGAATATCTGCATCAATCAAATCATCCAATATAAACGAAGACCCAGTATTGAAGAACGACGAG